In Zygosaccharomyces rouxii strain CBS732 chromosome D complete sequence, one DNA window encodes the following:
- a CDS encoding uncharacterized protein (weakly similar to uniprot|P43542 Saccharomyces cerevisiae YFL062W COS4 Protein of unknown function member of a family of conserved often subtelomerically-encoded proteins), which translates to MEFDKESQKPVLPKQPFKSDSTWSFYEISKHRFPQVISCLCLVGWVSLYGSNLINKIGLTGEMFATLVLGFSVLLSLARLQYSKFYPNTTELVQQVLESNPGVDIEKWAEIANRLNIYFYQEHLWPMPHFFFNNQPVQLVFKDKVLRPYLEGKLDDITDMDKIQSANCYLQSLNEKFELLLKVNLPEPVLNSELPKGTHRNKFSFYATYLSVGFMVCDYQALTLLMIVMAFKSKTFLPLIKAILFQYLTLRIYQDSYCRLYPQMDTMHAMNFLAIIIKVSPGKEPAKWDQIAGYMNQYLAEENIGYSKNIFLDGKHCLNCYKTCFEPLSVNNGPSKYCDFKEIVEVTQPSVNGETN; encoded by the coding sequence aTGGAATTCgataaagaatctcaaaagcCTGTCTTACCCAAACAACCCTTCAAGAGTGACTCTACATGGTCGTTTTATGAAATATCCAAGCATCGTTTCCCCCAGGTGATCTCATGTTTATGCCTTGTTGGGTGGGTATCACTATATGGGAGTAATttaataaataaaattggATTAACGGGTGAGATGTTTGCCACTTTAGTCCTAGGATTTTCAGTTCTACTTTCCCTTGCACGGTTACAATATTCGAAATTCTATCCCAATACAACAGAACTAGTTCAGCAGGTGTTAGAATCGAATCCCGGAGTAGATATCGAGAAATGGGCCGAAATTGCAAATAGACTGAACATTTACTTTTACCAAGAGCATCTCTGGCCCATGCctcactttttttttaataatCAACCTGTTCAACTTGTGTTCAAGGATAAGGTTTTAAGGCCATATCTCGAAGGGAAACTTGACGATATTACCGATATGGACAAGATCCAATCAGCAAATTGTTATTTGCAGTCACTAAATGAAAAGTTCGAATTATTATTGAAGGTTAATTTGCCAGAACCCGTTTTAAACTCTGAACTACCTAAAGGTACCCACAGAAACAAATTCTCCTTTTATGCAACATATTTGTCCGTTGGATTCATGGTTTGTGATTATCAAGCACTAACTTTGCTTATGATCGTAATGGcatttaaatcaaaaacaTTTTTGCCCTTGATTAAAGCCATACTTTTCCAGTATCTTACCTTGAGAATATATCAGGATTCCTATTGTAGACTATATCCACAGATGGATACAATGCATGcaatgaattttttggcgataataataaaggTTAGCCCTGGAAAAGAACCGGCTAAATGGGACCAAATAGCCGGGTATATGAATCAATATCTAGCTGAGGAAAATATCGGCTATTCTAAGAATATATTTCTCGACGGCAAGCATTGTTTAAACTGTTACAAGACCTGCTTTGAGCCTCTATCCGTTAATAATGGTCCTTCGAAATACTGcgatttcaaagaaattgttgagGTTACGCAACCAAGCGTAAATGGAGAGACCAATTAA
- a CDS encoding uncharacterized protein (no similarity), whose protein sequence is MSVISDEGEMDLEKCVQAYEEEEIELPEDSTSGKLKYFLAPYFFEKTWISDIGFSLLGTFISSFAPLAYFCLRDFYDNKIETKLSDLFSPLWMIIHYFLCFTFSFLDFIYDRKKVDIDTKALQKLLKEVAEVDLTGDPAAWRKIASRVNLFSKETGYHYSVFYSGEHCMHFFVREIVKPIECQTYDIRCYYEGKMYRNFWKNPPNKVLAERALANYNKSFENFGGLSHTAEKDGCRDGIFERYRNIFNISMFYFMIIETVSFVVMIMAFIISMISCAIFNLFATAQ, encoded by the coding sequence ATGAGTGTGATAAGTGACGAAggtgaaatggatttagaaaagtgTGTGCAGGCgtatgaagaggaggaaataGAATTGCCAGAGGACAGTACTAGTGGAAAGTTGAAATACTTCCTTGCCCCATATTTTTTCGAGAAAACATGGATATCCGACATTGGCTTCTCTCTTTTAGGTACATTTATTTCATCGTTTGCACCGTTAGCGTACTTTTGTCTGCGAGACTTTTAtgataataaaattgaaacaaaaCTTTCAGACCTATTTTCTCCTTTATGGATGATCATTCATTATTTCCTATGCTttactttttcttttttggACTTCATCTACGATAGGAAGAAAGTTGATATTGATACAAAAGCGCTCCAAAAGTTATTGAAGGAAGTGGCTGAGGTGGACCTGACTGGGGATCCAGCAGCTTGGCGGAAAATTGCATCTAGAGTTAATCTCTTTTCTAAAGAGACAGGATATCATTATTCCGTTTTTTACAGTGGAGAGCATTGTATGCACTTTTTTGTGAGAGAAATCGTAAAACCAATAGAGTGCCAGACCTACGACATCCGATGTTATTACGAAGGAAAAATGTAcaggaatttttggaaaaatccaccaaataaGGTGTTAGCCGAGAGAGCACTTGCGAATTATAACAAGAGCTTTGAGAACTTTGGTGGATTATCACATACGGCAGAAAAAGATGGATGTAGAGATGGTATTTTCGAGAGGTATCgcaatattttcaacatctCAATGTTTTACTTCATGATAATAGAAACAGTGTCCTTTGTGGTTATGATCATGGCCTTCATTATCTCGATGATTTCTTGTGCcatttttaatttattCGCTACCGCTCAATAG
- a CDS encoding uncharacterized protein (weakly similar to uniprot|P53822 Saccharomyces cerevisiae YNL336W COS1 Protein of unknown function member of a family of conserved often subtelomerically-encoded proteins) encodes MESDKESQRPVLPKDLFRNGLTWILYEIFKHYFPSVVSCTFCVITWVAFSMDAFYQNVPGLYMIGRVVFESAINFPLGWLYYSKSHPDTTLLVQQVLKSNPGLDIEKWDEIANRLNSSFYQEHMWNTPYFFYDGQQGQLAFRNNVLRPYLEGKFEDISDKDKIQSAKFYLQSINENFKLSLKDNLPESFLNSELPRDTYRNKSMLHSRHLFMGIIFLRRQYQILLGIVMGLFQKSFFSLFCCIFWDQIFSRDNWSFYWLVYPEMGIMQGIKFLAIITKVSPGEELDKWDQIARYMNQYLSEEYKHLPNNNFFDGKHCLDCYQACFKPLSVGNSLVYGELKEIVEFTKRRVE; translated from the coding sequence ATGGAATCTGATAAAGAATCACAAAGGCCTGTCTTACCCAAGGACCTCTTTAGAAATGGCTTGACATGGATTTTatatgaaattttcaagcATTATTTCCCCAGTGTGGTCTCATGTACATTCTGCGTCATCACCTGGGTAGCATTTTCAATGGATGctttttatcaaaatgtCCCTGGACTCTACATGATTGGCAGGGTTGTCTTTGAATCTGCAATTAACTTCCCCCTTGGATGGCTTTATTATTCGAAATCGCATCCCGATACGACATTGTTGGTTCAGCAGGTGTTAAAATCGAATCCTGGTCTTGATATCGAGAAATGGGACGAAATTGCGAATAGATTAAACTCTTCCTTTTACCAAGAACATATGTGGAACACACCTTACTTTTTTTATGATGGTCAACAGGGTCAACTTGCATTCAGAAATAATGTTTTAAGGCCATATCTCGAAGGgaaatttgaagatatttCCGATAAGGACAAGATACAATCAGCAAAGTTTTACCTACAATCaataaatgaaaattttaaacTATCATTAAAGGACAATTTGCCAGAATCCTTTCTAAATTCTGAACTACCCAGGGACACCTACAGAAACAAATCTATGCTTCACTCGCGACATTTGTTCATGGGAATCATATTTTTGCGGCGtcaatatcaaattttgtTGGGGATCGTAATGGGACTTTTTCAGAAATCATTTTTTAGTTTGTTTTGTTGCATATTTTGGGATCAAATTTTCTCAAGAGACAACTGGAGCTTCTATTGGTTGGTATATCCAGAGATGGGTATAATGCAAggaataaaatttttggcaATCATAACAAAAGTTAGTCCTGGAGAAGAACTGGATAAATGGGACCAAATAGCCAGGTATATGAATCAATATTTGTCTGAGGAATATAAACATCTTcctaataataatttttttgaCGGTAAGCACTGTTTAGACTGTTACCAAGCTTGCTTTAAACCACTTTCCGTTGGAAACAGCTTAGTTTATGGAGAGTTGAAGGAAATTGTGGAGTTTACAAAACGAAGAGTAGAgtaa
- a CDS encoding uncharacterized protein (no similarity), translating into MSMISDESEMDLEKCVQTYEEEEIELPEDSPGGKLTYFLAPYFFEKTWIDDMIGSLSAAFISPSIVRLPYFILRDFYDDSYELKLLDVLSPLWMIIHYFLCFTFSFWNFIDNRKNVKIEKKVLQQLLKEVAEMDLTEDPVAWQRIASRVNHFSEETGYRYSLFCSGEHCIHFFVREIVKPIECQTYDIRCYQEGSTVVNFWKNPPNKALTERALANYNKSVESFGKLSHTAEKDEFRDGIFEKFHSIFNTSLFYLVIIELGSFMIMMLTFIISMISCAIFDSFATPH; encoded by the coding sequence ATGAGTATGATAAGTGACGAGAGTGAAATGGACTTAGAAAAGTGCGTTCAGACgtatgaagaggaggagaTAGAATTGCCAGAGGACAGTCCTGGTGGAAAGTTGACATACTTCCTTGCCCCATATTTCTTCGAGAAAACATGGATAGACGACATGATCGGTTCTCTTTCAGCTGCATTTATATCACCATCGATTGTACGGTTGCCTTACTTTATTCTTCGAGACTTTTATGATGATTCATACGAACTGAAACTTTTAGACGTATTGTCTCCCTTATGGATGATCATTCATTACTTCCTATGCTTTAcgttttctttttggaaCTTCATCGACAATAGGAAAAACGTTAAGATTGAGAAAAAAGTGCTCCAACAATTATTGAAGGAAGTGGCTGAAATGGACCTGACCGAGGATCCAGTAGCTTGGCAGAGAATTGCATCTAGAGTTAATCACTTTTCTGAAGAGACAGGATATCGGTATTCCCTTTTTTGCAGTGGGGAGCATTGTATCCACTTTTTTGTGAGAGAAATCGTAAAACCAATAGAGTGTCAGACGTACGACATCAGGTGTTATCAAGAAGGAAGTACGGTagtaaatttttggaaaaatccaccaaataaaGCGCTAACTGAGAGAGCACTTGCGAATTATAACAAGAGCgttgaaagttttggtaAATTATCACATACGgcagaaaaagatgaatttagagatGGTATTTTCGAGAAGTTTCATAGTATCTTCAACACCTCATTGTTTTACTTGGTGATAATAGAGCTAGGGTCCTTTATGATTATGATGCTGACCTTCATTATATCGATGATTTCTTGCGCCATTTTTGATTCATTCGCTACCCCTCATTAG
- a CDS encoding MFS transporter (similar to uniprot|O43081 Schizosaccharomyces pombe SPBC947 SPBC947.06c protein and weakly similar to YHR048W uniprot|P38776 Saccharomyces cerevisiae YHR048W Hypothetical ORF) produces the protein MNEHADSRDTCSNSQLGDNEDGGNVLDKEHLLDMSSESNTNSLLVEFSEGDPGSPFNWSRGKKLWHTAIYGLATFSAQFNSTTTSPSVSHLGEYFNVSREKALLATSLYVLGIAFGPMFFAPLSEMYGRKIAIFGSLLVSMVFTLGSASSKDFASLLATRFFAGFFGGSPVVSSGGVLSDFWSIRVRSIAMVFYAMFVVCGTTVGPVICSLLTFQVGGSDEWRWPLWFSCIVQGFIMVVAVFTVSESHSGVLLAYRAKKIRKRTGNWAYHAKHEEWDLDLNEYLSTHLIRPFAMLATPIVFFLALFASYVFGILYLIVTSLPLTFKMTRGWEGTLGNLPMLAVLVGVILGGVANVWGGLRYRRILIANKGVPIPEERFPPMMMFAWLMPTGLFIFAWTSWAHVHWIAPCIGLSCMAFGFFVIFQGCLNYLVDAFTKYAASAIAANTFFRSILAGVFPLFGSALFGNLGVHWGASTIAFVALGMIPIPFVFYAFGSKIRSKNPYSKRID, from the coding sequence ATGAATGAGCATGCGGATTCTAGGGATACATGTTCTAACAGTCAGCTAGGAGACAACGAGGACGGCGGTAATGTTCTGGACAAAGAGCACCTTCTGGATATGTCGTCCGAATCCAATACGAACAGTCTTTTGGTGGAATTCAGTGAAGGAGATCCGGGAAGCCCGTTCAACTGGAGTAGGGGGAAGAAGCTATGGCATACCGCGATTTACGGTCTTGCGACGTTCTCAGCGCAGTTCAATTCGACGACCACCTCGCCCTCCGTATCACATCTGGGTGAGTACTTCAATGTGAGCCGAGAAAAGGCACTGTTAGCAACGTCGTTGTATGTGCTGGGAATAGCTTTTGGACCGATGTTCTTTGCACCGCTGTCAGAGATGTATGGTCGGAAGATTGCGATATTCGGATCGCTGCTAGTTTCGATGGTGTTTACTTTGGGATCAGCTAGTTCGAAAGACTTTGCCAGTCTATTAGCGACGAGGTTTTTTGCCGGATTCTTTGGGGGTAGCCCGGTTGTGTCGTCTGGAGGTGTTCTGTCAGATTTTTGGTCGATCCGTGTGAGATCGATTGCCATGGTATTTTACGCGATGTTTGTTGTGTGTGGTACAACAGTGGGACCGGTTATTTGTTCTTTGTTGACATTTCAAGTTGGCGGCTCCGACGAGTGGCGATGGCCACTGTGGTTCAGTTGCATTGTGCAAGGGTTCATCATGGTTGTTGCCGTTTTCACGGTTTCTGAGTCACACTCCGGGGTTTTGTTGGCTTACAGGGCCAAGAAAATCCGGAAGAGGACTGGAAATTGGGCCTACCATGCGAAACATGAAGAGTGGGATCTGGACCTCAATGAGTATTTGAGTACTCATTTGATAAGACCATTCGCTATGCTTGCAACTCCAATTGTGTTTTTTCTGGCGCTGTTCGCCAGTTATGTTTTCGGAATATTGTATCTCATTGTGACTTCACTGCCACTGACCTTTAAGATGACAAGAGGTTGGGAGGGTACCCTTGGAAACTTGCCGATGTTAGCTGTCCTCGTTGGCGTGATTCTGGGCGGTGTAGCTAATGTGTGGGGAGGGCTCAGATACAGAAGGATCCTGATAGCAAATAAAGGTGTTCCCATTCCGGAGGAGAGGTTTCCGCCTATGATGATGTTCGCATGGTTAATGCCTACTGGGCTGTTTATATTCGCCTGGACTTCGTGGGCCCATGTTCACTGGATTGCTCCCTGTATCGGGTTGTCCTGCATGGCTTTTGGATTTTTCGTTATTTTTCAGGGCTGTCTCAACTACTTGGTGGACGCCTTTACGAAGTATGCGGCCTCTGCAATAGCTGCAAACACCTTTTTCAGGTCAATTTTGGCTGGTGTGTTCCCATTGTTCGGGTCTGCTCTATTTGGTAATTTGGGGGTCCATTGGGGAGCTTCTACAATTGCCTTTGTTGCATTGGGAATGATTCCCATTCCGTTTGTGTTTTATGCATTTGGTTCCAAGATTCGTTCCAAAAATCCCTATTCTAAGAGGATAGACTAA
- a CDS encoding uncharacterized protein (no similarity), with protein sequence MISDESEMDLEKCVQRYEEEEIELPAESSAGKLMYFLDPYFFEKTWISDISFSLFLAFVSLTARLMYFSLRDLYNNITEPELSDLYSPLWIIIHYFLCFTMLFADFIHHRKKVDIEKKVLQKLLKEVVKMDLTGDPVAWRKIASRVNRFCEEGGNHYSVFYSGEHCMRFFVREIVKPIERQTYDIRCYFDGEICSNFWKNPPNKALTERAVANYNNSIENFGELLQTAEKDECRDGIFEKFRNIFNTSMLYLGVIEAALLMIMSLGHLVLFISRTIFDLFATAQ encoded by the coding sequence ATGATAAGTGACGAGagtgaaatggatttagaaaagtgTGTACAGAGGTATGAGGAGGAGGAGATAGAATTGCCAGCAGAGAGTTCTGCTGGAAAGTTGATGTACTTCCTTGACCCATATTTCTTCGAGAAAACATGGATATCCGACATTAGCTTCTCTCTTTTCCTTGCATTTGTGTCATTGACTGCACGGTTGATGTACTTTAGTCTGCGAGACCtttataataatataaCTGAACCAGAGCTTTCAGACCTATATTCTCCTCTATGGATAATCATTCATTACTTCCTATGCTTTACTATGCTTTTTGCGGATTTTATTCACCATAGGAAAAAAGTTGATATTGAGAAAAAAGTGCTCCAAAAGTTATTGAAGGAAGTGGTTAAAATGGACCTGACCGGGGATCCAGTAGCTTGGCGGAAAATTGCATCTAGAGTTAATCGATTTTGTGAAGAGGGGGGAAATCATTATTCCGTGTTTTACAGTGGGGAGCATTGTATGCGCTTTTTTGTGAGAGAAATCGTAAAACCAATAGAGCGTCAGACCTACGATATCCGATGTTATTTTGATGGAGAAATATGCagcaatttttggaaaaatccaccaaataaaGCGCTAACTGAGAGAGCAGTTGCGAATTATAACAATAGCATTGAGAactttggtgaattattACAAACGGCCGAAAAAGATGAATGTAGAGATGGTATTTTCGAGAAGTTTCgcaatattttcaacacCTCAATGCTTTACTTGGGGGTAATAGAAGCTGCGTTGCTTATGATTATGTCCCTGGGCCACCTTGTATTGTTTATTTCTCGtaccatttttgatttaTTCGCTACCGCTCAATAG